In the Planktothrix sp. FACHB-1365 genome, one interval contains:
- the psb34 gene encoding photosystem II assembly protein Psb34 — protein MPYIKEEGGRLNNFAVEPKVYTAEPPTSSQKRNYLIAGIAGIALVGGLVVLAASIS, from the coding sequence ATGCCTTATATAAAAGAAGAGGGTGGACGACTCAATAACTTCGCGGTCGAACCTAAAGTTTACACAGCCGAACCCCCCACGAGTTCACAAAAACGGAATTATCTGATTGCTGGTATTGCTGGGATTGCCTTAGTCGGAGGTTTAGTCGTCCTCGCTGCTTCCATATCCTAA